From Candidatus Methylomirabilis sp., a single genomic window includes:
- a CDS encoding radical SAM protein — MSRNGTELKQGIRRHRLVKEDLIYGPLLSRRLGRSLGVNLLGTGTKLCSFNCGYCQCGWTEHPVLKAAEPIADFPPGEKVADALETRLQQLCHEGIPIDVITFSGNGEPTLHPELQAIVKAASALRDRYAPRAKLAILSNSSTVYQPQVRAALEGVDLKLMKLDAGNEALMRRINLPAKGWNFAEMLQGLAQLDGVLLQTMFVWGRVANTAPVAIRDWTDRVAEIRPNGVQIYTLDRVPADPGLMPVSRGVLAAIAAYARRRIYVPIEVY; from the coding sequence GTGAGCCGTAACGGGACCGAGTTGAAGCAGGGTATCCGTCGTCACCGGCTGGTGAAAGAGGATCTGATCTACGGTCCGCTGCTGTCTCGTCGGCTGGGTCGCTCGCTCGGCGTCAATCTGCTGGGAACCGGCACGAAGCTCTGCTCCTTCAACTGCGGTTACTGCCAGTGCGGTTGGACGGAGCATCCGGTCCTGAAGGCAGCCGAACCGATCGCAGACTTTCCTCCAGGAGAAAAGGTTGCCGATGCTTTAGAGACAAGGCTTCAGCAACTGTGCCACGAGGGGATCCCCATCGACGTCATTACCTTCTCAGGCAATGGCGAGCCGACGCTCCATCCGGAACTTCAGGCGATCGTTAAGGCCGCGTCGGCGCTCCGAGATCGCTATGCCCCACGCGCCAAGCTTGCCATCCTGTCCAACAGCTCAACCGTGTATCAGCCACAGGTGCGGGCTGCCCTTGAAGGGGTAGATCTCAAGTTGATGAAGTTAGATGCAGGGAACGAGGCGCTCATGCGGCGGATCAATCTGCCCGCTAAAGGGTGGAATTTCGCCGAGATGCTCCAGGGGTTAGCGCAGTTGGACGGCGTGCTGCTGCAAACGATGTTCGTGTGGGGCAGGGTGGCGAACACGGCCCCCGTGGCGATCCGCGACTGGACCGACCGGGTCGCCGAGATTCGCCCGAATGGGGTCCAGATCTACACCCTCGACCGTGTACCCGCCGACCCCGGTTTGATGCCGGTCTCTCGAGGGGTGCTCGCAGCGATTGCCGCGTATGCGCGACGGCGTATCTATGTCCCAATCGAGGTCTACTGA
- the miaB gene encoding tRNA (N6-isopentenyl adenosine(37)-C2)-methylthiotransferase MiaB codes for MPKLKLITFGCQANDLDSERITGLLSSEGYTLTEREEEADLILLNTCAIREKAEHKVYSRLGSFQVLKRERAELKIGICGCVAQQEGQALLNRFPYLDFVVGPGQLTAIPSLLQAGTARGVATARTPGYSYPVNAPVQRQSNIRAWVSIMEGCDHFCTFCVVPFTRGRERSRPPQEIVEEIRGLKRQGYREVTLLGQTVNSYGRKLTPPVSFVELLRQIDQLVDGQMRVRFTSPHPLDVTDELAAAIAELPSLCEQIHLPVQSGSDRILHRMKRGHTRDEYLEKIALLRARTPEIAITTDIIVGFPGETEEDFQATLNLMQEVVFDGAFMFKYSPRPHTEAERMPDQLPEQVKARRLEQALALLNRLSLERNRAYLGRTVEVLVNREDAKGDSVRHSGRTRQNKIVHFSGEGVEDGSVVSVAITGATPLYLQGEMVCL; via the coding sequence GTGCCTAAACTGAAGTTGATCACCTTTGGCTGTCAGGCCAATGATCTTGATTCAGAGCGGATCACTGGGCTGCTGTCCAGTGAGGGATATACCCTCACTGAGCGTGAGGAAGAGGCTGATCTGATTCTTCTCAACACCTGCGCAATCCGCGAGAAGGCGGAGCATAAGGTCTACAGCCGCCTCGGGTCTTTTCAGGTATTGAAACGGGAGCGCGCTGAACTGAAGATCGGCATCTGCGGATGTGTCGCGCAGCAGGAAGGGCAGGCGCTTCTCAACCGTTTTCCATACCTGGACTTCGTCGTCGGTCCGGGACAGCTCACAGCCATTCCATCGTTGCTTCAGGCCGGGACGGCGAGAGGCGTTGCGACTGCAAGAACACCAGGTTACTCCTACCCCGTAAACGCGCCGGTTCAGCGTCAAAGCAATATCAGGGCCTGGGTCAGCATCATGGAGGGGTGCGATCACTTCTGCACCTTTTGCGTGGTCCCGTTCACTCGTGGTCGTGAGCGCAGTCGGCCTCCGCAGGAGATCGTGGAGGAGATCCGCGGGCTCAAGCGCCAGGGGTATCGCGAGGTCACGCTCCTGGGTCAGACCGTCAACTCCTACGGGAGGAAACTCACGCCGCCGGTCAGCTTTGTAGAACTGCTCCGTCAGATCGATCAACTCGTCGACGGTCAGATGCGGGTTCGATTTACGAGCCCGCATCCTCTCGATGTGACCGACGAGTTGGCGGCGGCAATCGCCGAACTGCCGAGTCTGTGCGAACAGATCCATCTGCCGGTTCAATCGGGCTCTGATCGGATCCTGCATCGAATGAAGCGCGGCCATACTCGGGATGAGTACCTGGAAAAGATCGCACTGCTGCGAGCCAGGACACCAGAGATCGCTATCACTACGGACATTATTGTCGGGTTTCCCGGTGAAACGGAGGAGGATTTTCAGGCGACTCTGAATCTGATGCAGGAGGTTGTGTTCGATGGCGCCTTCATGTTCAAGTATTCGCCGAGACCCCACACAGAGGCGGAACGGATGCCTGATCAGCTCCCGGAGCAGGTCAAAGCGCGTCGGCTGGAGCAAGCGCTTGCGCTCCTGAATCGACTGTCGCTCGAGCGCAACCGTGCATACCTTGGCCGGACAGTGGAGGTACTCGTGAATCGCGAGGATGCCAAGGGTGACTCCGTTCGCCATTCCGGCCGGACCAGGCAGAATAAAATTGTCCACTTTTCTGGTGAAGGAGTAGAAGACGGCAGTGTTGTCTCGGTGGCAATTACAGGTGCTACCCCCCTGTACTTGCAAGGCGAGATGGTCTGCCTGTAG
- the hpt gene encoding hypoxanthine phosphoribosyltransferase, with amino-acid sequence MLKHRVLFEEQTIAARVQELAYTIASDLPEPTPVLIGLLTGAFIFLADLMRALGRLGIEPRVDLMAVSHYGPLVASSGLVQIHKDSALDLRGRAVLLVDDILDSGRTLSMVRAHLVARGPRWLRTCVLLDKPSRREVTISADYIGFEVPNTWIIGYGMDASGEGRALPYVASVERKGEQG; translated from the coding sequence GTGCTTAAACATCGAGTTCTCTTCGAGGAGCAGACCATTGCGGCGCGGGTGCAGGAGCTGGCGTACACCATCGCTTCGGACCTGCCTGAGCCGACGCCGGTGCTGATCGGCCTGCTCACCGGCGCGTTCATCTTCCTCGCTGACCTGATGCGGGCGTTGGGGCGCCTGGGGATAGAGCCACGGGTTGACCTGATGGCCGTCTCACACTACGGGCCGTTGGTGGCGTCCAGCGGGCTGGTACAGATCCATAAGGACAGTGCGTTGGATCTCAGGGGCCGGGCTGTGCTTCTCGTCGATGACATCCTGGATTCCGGGCGGACCCTCAGCATGGTCCGAGCGCACTTGGTCGCCAGGGGACCACGCTGGCTCCGCACATGTGTCCTCTTGGACAAGCCGAGTCGACGGGAGGTCACGATCAGCGCCGACTACATCGGCTTTGAGGTTCCCAATACCTGGATTATTGGCTATGGCATGGACGCGTCCGGGGAGGGGCGAGCGCTTCCGTACGTGGCCTCGGTCGAGCGGAAAGGGGAGCAAGGGTAG